Below is a genomic region from Telmatobacter sp. DSM 110680.
GCTTCTGGCCGCGCATCTGCTGGACTACCAGGGACCGAGCGCCATCCGCCTCGGCGCAGTTGTCGAGATGGTCCACACCGCAACGCTGGTGCACGACGACATCATCGACGGCGCATCCATTCGCCGCGGACGCCCATCGCCCAACACTACCTGGGGCAACGAAAAATGCGTTCTCGCCGGCGACTGGCTCTACATGCAGGCTTTCAAGGTTGCGCTCGAAGAGAAGAATCTGCGCGTTCTCGATCTTCTCATCAACCTGACGCAGCAGATGGTCGAAGGCGAATTGCTGCAGATTCAAAAGCTGGGCAAAGCCGTATCTGAAGCCGAGTACTACGACCTGATCTTCCGCAAAACAGCTTGCTTGTTTTCAACCTCCATGCGCCTCGGTGCGGTGCTGGCGGGCTCGACGGAAGCGCAGGAAGAAAAACTGGCAGCGTACGGGCGCGCCGTTGGCCTGTCTTTCCAAATTGTCGATGACGTTCTCGATCTAACTGCGACTGAAGAAGTGCTGGGTAAGCCTGTAGCCAGTGATCTGCGTGAAGGAAAGACGACGCTCGCCGTCATCCACGCATTCGATCACGGTACCGCGCGCGAACGCCAAACCATTCAGCGCGTCCTCGACGATCGCAGCTTTGAGTATGTGAGCCGCGAACAAATCCGCGAAATCCTGCGCCGCAACGGATCAGTCGAATATGCAATGGCCGCTGCGGATCGCTACGCGGAGCAATCGCGTCAGGCGCTTGCTTCCCTCCCCGATTCGGATTTCAAACGTGCGTTGCTCTGGGTTCCGGACTTCGTTGTGGCGCGCGACAAATAAAAGTAATCAAAAACCCTTGCTTAAGCCTCAATCCCCGGAGGTGAGCCTTGCCCGAAGAAGCCAAGGAAGTCTGGAAGCAGGTTGATCAGTATTTTGTCGATGCTTTGATCGCTCCCAGTGAAAGATTCGACTTCGCGCTCGAAGTAAATCGCAAAGCCGAACTCCCTGCAATCGATGTGACCTCGCTCCAGGGAAAATTTCTTGAAGTACTCGTTCGTGGGACCTCATCGAAGCGCATTCTCGAAATCGGTACGCTGGGCGGGTACAGCACCCTGTGGCTCGCCCGCGCGATTCCAGACGACGGCATCGTCATGACCCTCGAACTGGAACCGCACCATGCACAAATCGCAAAGCAGAATCTTGAAGCCGCCGGTTTTGCAGATCGAATTGACCTGCGCATCGGTCCCGCTGCTGACACCCTTGCAGCCCTGGTCAAAGAACACGCTGCCGCGTTCGACTTCATCTTCATCGATGCTGATAAAGCCAGCTATCCCGAATACCTGCAATGGTGTCTAAAGCTCTCCCGGCCTGGAACGCTCATTTTTGCCGACAACGTGGTTCGCGACGGAAAGGTCATTGATGGCGGCCATCGCGATCCAAACATCCAGGGGGTTCGACGTTTTACTGAGATGGTATCTGCGGAACCGCGACTCAGCGCGACGGCACTTCAAACGGTAGCCGGCAAAGGCTACGATGGCTTCATCATTGCTGTCGTACTTCATTAAAAAGCGCAACGGCTCAACATTGAATCGCGGATCGCAATTTACAACTGTTCAGAAACGAACAGTCCACAATAATTCGCGCTGAATCGCTTCTGGCGCATGTATCCTCAGCACGTCCGCAAAATCCCGCAGAACTGCGCATCGTCTCCCGCTGGTCAGTTCGAAGAAGGAAAATTTTCAATGTTGATTACTGCTTCATCTCGTCTTCGTCCGTTGATCCTGTTTGCGTATTATTCTTTCGCGTTCGTTCTCGCTTTGGCCACTTGTGCCGGCCACTTGAACACCGTTTATGCGCAGGCATCTCCCGCATCCGCCCAACCTGCTCCTGCCAGCAAACAAGCAGCACCCGTTTCCCCGCACGATATCGCCGACACGTGGCAAGGCACGTTGCATGCCGGCCAGGACTTGCGCACAGTCGTCAAAATTACCAAAGACGATAAGGGCGCCTATAAAGGTGTCTTCTACAGCCTCGATCAGGGCGGTCAGCCGATCAACCTCGATTCCGTTACGCTCAATGGCCAGGATGTGAAGTTCGTCCTGAAACTCGCCGGGCTTACCTACGAAGGAAAGCTCAGTGCAGACGGAAAGACAATTGACGGAGCCTCGAGTCAAGGCGGTGGTTCGCTGCCCTTGGTTCTCACGCGCGCCACGCCAGAAACTGCATGGGAAATTCCCAAACCGCAGCCACCGCCCAAGCCCATGGCAGCGGACGCCGATCCTAGCTTTGAAGTAGCCACCATCAAGCCCAACAACACCGGCGCGACCAGCATGCAGGGATTGGTTATTCGCGGCCGGAAGTTCTTGACTCGCGCTTCATCGCTGGGCGATCTGATCTCTTTTGCCTACGAAGTACAAGCCAAGCAAATCGTGAATGCACCCGACTGGCTCGACAAGGACCGCTACGACATCGAGGCTGTGCCTGAACAAGAAGGCGTTCCAAATCCGGAACAGATCAGGATCATGATTCGCAAACTGCTCGCCGACCGTTTCGCGCTCAAATTCCATCACGACAAACGCGATATGTCAGCCTACGTGTTGACAGTTGGCAAGGATGGACAAAAGTTGAAACCAACCCAGCTTCAGGGCAATCTGCCGGGTATCGGCATTAGACCGGGTACTGGCGGCATCACCCTGAACATGGCCAACGCCACGGTCTCGGATTTCACTGGCTTC
It encodes:
- a CDS encoding polyprenyl synthetase family protein, producing the protein MSTLAIATAKEVFELLREDLVAIEQELGRDAASSVSTITEIAEYLREGGGKRIRPSLLLLAAHLLDYQGPSAIRLGAVVEMVHTATLVHDDIIDGASIRRGRPSPNTTWGNEKCVLAGDWLYMQAFKVALEEKNLRVLDLLINLTQQMVEGELLQIQKLGKAVSEAEYYDLIFRKTACLFSTSMRLGAVLAGSTEAQEEKLAAYGRAVGLSFQIVDDVLDLTATEEVLGKPVASDLREGKTTLAVIHAFDHGTARERQTIQRVLDDRSFEYVSREQIREILRRNGSVEYAMAAADRYAEQSRQALASLPDSDFKRALLWVPDFVVARDK
- a CDS encoding O-methyltransferase, with amino-acid sequence MPEEAKEVWKQVDQYFVDALIAPSERFDFALEVNRKAELPAIDVTSLQGKFLEVLVRGTSSKRILEIGTLGGYSTLWLARAIPDDGIVMTLELEPHHAQIAKQNLEAAGFADRIDLRIGPAADTLAALVKEHAAAFDFIFIDADKASYPEYLQWCLKLSRPGTLIFADNVVRDGKVIDGGHRDPNIQGVRRFTEMVSAEPRLSATALQTVAGKGYDGFIIAVVLH
- a CDS encoding TIGR03435 family protein; its protein translation is MLITASSRLRPLILFAYYSFAFVLALATCAGHLNTVYAQASPASAQPAPASKQAAPVSPHDIADTWQGTLHAGQDLRTVVKITKDDKGAYKGVFYSLDQGGQPINLDSVTLNGQDVKFVLKLAGLTYEGKLSADGKTIDGASSQGGGSLPLVLTRATPETAWEIPKPQPPPKPMAADADPSFEVATIKPNNTGATSMQGLVIRGRKFLTRASSLGDLISFAYEVQAKQIVNAPDWLDKDRYDIEAVPEQEGVPNPEQIRIMIRKLLADRFALKFHHDKRDMSAYVLTVGKDGQKLKPTQLQGNLPGIGIRPGTGGITLNMANATVSDFTGFLQILVLDRPVVDKTGIQGRYDYQCTFTPDDSQFGGHPPPMPNQGNKDGSTDTAAAAAPSLYDAVQQELGLKLSAEKTSVDVIAIDHVDKPSAN